From Rhodanobacteraceae bacterium, the proteins below share one genomic window:
- a CDS encoding Exodeoxyribonuclease III, producing MKIASWNVNSLKVRLPHLEQWCREAQPDVLALQETKTEDEKFPREAIEALGYHAAFSGQKTYNGVAILGKQPLQDVVAGVDGFEDPQRRVLAATVGGVRIVNLYVVNGQSVGSEKYEWKLKWLAAVTDHLRVELQRHGKVVVLGDFNIAPDDRDVHDPEAWRGQVLCSEPERAALRGILDLGFVDSFRAFVEDEGHFSWWDYRQGAFRRNHGLRIDLILASAALRAQLRAASIERTPRTWERPSDHAPVMLELAN from the coding sequence ATGAAAATCGCCTCCTGGAACGTCAATTCGCTGAAGGTACGGCTGCCGCACCTCGAACAGTGGTGCCGCGAGGCGCAGCCCGACGTGCTGGCGCTGCAGGAAACCAAGACCGAGGACGAGAAGTTTCCGCGCGAAGCCATCGAGGCGCTCGGCTACCACGCCGCGTTCTCCGGCCAGAAAACCTACAACGGCGTCGCGATCCTCGGCAAGCAGCCGTTGCAGGATGTCGTCGCCGGCGTGGACGGATTCGAAGACCCGCAGCGCCGCGTGCTGGCGGCCACTGTCGGCGGCGTGCGCATCGTCAATCTGTACGTGGTGAACGGGCAGAGCGTCGGCAGCGAAAAGTACGAATGGAAGCTGAAGTGGCTGGCCGCGGTCACCGACCATCTGCGCGTCGAGTTGCAGCGCCACGGCAAGGTGGTCGTGCTGGGTGATTTCAATATCGCGCCGGACGATCGCGACGTGCACGATCCGGAAGCGTGGCGCGGGCAGGTGCTGTGTTCCGAACCGGAGCGCGCCGCGTTGCGCGGCATCCTCGATCTCGGTTTCGTCGATTCGTTCCGCGCCTTCGTGGAAGACGAGGGCCATTTCAGCTGGTGGGATTACCGGCAGGGCGCGTTCCGCCGCAACCACGGCTTGCGCATCGACCTGATCCTGGCCAGCGCTGCGCTGCGCGCGCAGCTGCGGGCGGCATCGATCGAGCGTACGCCGCGCACCTGGGAACGTCCCTCCGACCACGCGCCGGTGATGCTGGAGCTTGCGAACTGA
- a CDS encoding Protease, translated as MMSAARLRLPTLIATAALATACVLPATTGTLPAAVNGQALPSLAPMLARVSPAVVNISSTSHRRVAVNPFFSDPIMRQFFGLPAVPPSRELVQQSLGSGVIVNAKDGYILTNNHVIAGADDIKVTLTDGKSYTAKVIGADPQSDLAVIQIHAPNLVALPLADSSKLRVGDFVVAVGDPFGLGQSATSGIVSGLQRQDLRRSGVQNYIQTDASINPGNSGGALVNLDGELVGINSMIYSPSGASAGLGFAIPTNLAADVMKQLIAHGKVERGTLGVDVQDLNPRVAAALGIKATQGALITNVMPDSPAAKAGLKPGDLITRVNGKPVADAQDLRNAQGLAPVGSTLALGIDRGGTPLTIDAKLTAVSTQASGASLDPRLAGASFSDTPGGDEDVEGVSVSSVAPGSRAARNGLASGDILVGVNNVATPDLAQLRRMFAQHPRVLLLSLVRDGQLVQIQIGG; from the coding sequence ATGATGTCCGCCGCCCGCCTGCGCCTGCCCACCTTGATCGCGACCGCCGCCCTGGCGACGGCCTGCGTACTGCCGGCCACCACCGGCACGTTGCCGGCCGCGGTGAACGGACAGGCGCTGCCCTCGCTGGCGCCGATGCTGGCTCGCGTGTCGCCGGCGGTCGTGAACATCTCCTCGACCAGCCATCGGCGCGTCGCGGTGAACCCGTTCTTCAGCGATCCGATCATGCGCCAGTTCTTCGGCCTGCCCGCGGTGCCGCCTTCGCGCGAACTGGTGCAGCAGTCGCTGGGTTCGGGCGTGATCGTCAACGCGAAGGACGGCTACATCCTCACCAACAACCACGTGATCGCGGGCGCCGACGACATCAAGGTCACGCTCACCGACGGCAAGTCGTACACGGCGAAAGTCATCGGCGCCGATCCGCAATCCGATCTCGCGGTGATCCAGATCCACGCGCCCAACCTGGTCGCGCTGCCGCTGGCGGATTCCTCGAAGCTGCGGGTGGGTGACTTCGTGGTCGCGGTGGGCGATCCGTTCGGACTCGGCCAATCGGCGACGTCCGGCATCGTCTCCGGCCTGCAGCGCCAGGACTTGCGCCGCAGCGGCGTGCAGAACTACATCCAGACCGACGCCTCGATCAACCCCGGCAATTCCGGCGGCGCGCTGGTGAACCTCGACGGCGAGCTGGTCGGCATCAACTCGATGATCTATTCGCCGTCCGGTGCGAGCGCGGGGCTGGGTTTCGCGATTCCGACCAATCTCGCCGCGGACGTGATGAAGCAGCTGATCGCGCACGGCAAGGTCGAGCGCGGCACGCTCGGCGTCGACGTGCAGGACCTGAATCCGCGCGTGGCCGCCGCGTTGGGCATCAAGGCCACGCAGGGCGCGCTGATCACCAACGTGATGCCGGATTCACCCGCGGCGAAGGCGGGGCTGAAGCCGGGCGACCTCATTACCCGCGTCAACGGCAAGCCCGTCGCCGACGCGCAGGACCTGCGCAACGCGCAAGGCCTGGCGCCGGTCGGCAGCACGCTGGCATTGGGCATCGATCGCGGCGGCACGCCGCTCACGATCGACGCGAAATTGACGGCGGTCAGCACGCAGGCAAGCGGTGCTTCGCTCGATCCGCGGCTCGCCGGTGCGAGTTTCAGCGACACACCCGGCGGCGACGAGGACGTCGAAGGCGTCAGCGTCTCGAGCGTCGCGCCGGGCAGCCGCGCCGCGCGCAATGGCCTCGCCAGCGGCGACATCCTGGTCGGCGTCAACAACGTGGCGACGCCCGACCTCGCGCAATTGCGACGGATGTTCGCGCAGCACCCGCGCGTGTTGCTGCTGTCGCTGGTGCGCGATGGCCAGCTGGTGCAGATCCAGATTGGTGGGTGA
- a CDS encoding phosphate ABC transporter, substrate-binding protein PstS → MSARSLSLLAASFCLVFAVAATAASAKHSTRHHHETSRKASGPALIVRGDQVSTEGLVDAVAQAFADTGDGHLEVTPFNTIDGIDQALSGSVDIAASARPGYYKRTQEAGLTFTPVAWDALVLITNDSNPVNNLTLRQVHEIYYGKITNWSQVGGPDEKIDLEGVFPQLDGLQFSFRRLMFGNGDNPVAVPRLLINVDSLQQDVSLNTKALALSTLVHARRQKGIKIIPIEGVTPSLATLENATYPLPLTIYLAYKADNPKIATIQKFLAFLGGDKAAGILRDHELLPYAQAVVLNAKSEKDRINLLGAKMVAEGLPAEYAPGAEFERLSSQSADLQHAMRLQQAAADQVAAANQQRIAMAQAAGVNPSPQATSSAPVSQTAAYTVVSGDTLSKIARKNSVSVEDLRKWNGLHSDMLKVGQVLKVSAQ, encoded by the coding sequence ATGTCAGCACGTTCGTTGAGTCTGCTCGCAGCGTCCTTTTGCCTCGTCTTCGCTGTTGCCGCCACCGCGGCGTCCGCCAAGCATTCCACCCGCCACCACCACGAAACGTCGCGCAAGGCTTCGGGCCCTGCGCTGATCGTGCGCGGCGACCAGGTCAGCACCGAAGGCCTCGTCGACGCGGTCGCGCAAGCTTTCGCCGACACCGGCGACGGGCATCTCGAAGTCACGCCGTTCAACACCATCGACGGCATCGACCAGGCGTTGTCCGGCAGCGTCGACATCGCGGCCAGCGCGCGGCCGGGCTATTACAAGCGCACGCAGGAAGCCGGCCTCACCTTCACGCCGGTCGCCTGGGACGCGCTGGTCCTGATCACCAACGATTCCAATCCGGTGAACAACCTGACCTTGCGGCAGGTGCACGAGATCTACTACGGCAAGATCACCAACTGGTCGCAGGTCGGCGGCCCCGACGAAAAGATCGATCTCGAAGGCGTGTTCCCGCAGCTGGACGGATTGCAGTTCAGCTTTCGACGCCTGATGTTCGGCAATGGCGACAATCCGGTGGCGGTGCCGCGCCTCCTGATCAACGTCGATTCGCTGCAGCAGGACGTGTCGCTGAACACCAAGGCGCTGGCGCTGTCGACGCTGGTGCACGCGCGCCGCCAGAAGGGCATCAAGATCATCCCGATCGAAGGCGTGACGCCCAGCCTCGCGACGCTGGAGAACGCGACCTATCCGCTGCCGCTGACGATTTACCTGGCCTACAAGGCCGACAATCCGAAGATCGCGACGATCCAGAAATTCCTGGCGTTCCTCGGCGGCGACAAGGCCGCGGGGATCCTGCGCGACCATGAGCTGTTGCCGTATGCGCAGGCCGTGGTGCTGAACGCGAAGAGCGAGAAGGACCGCATCAACCTGCTCGGCGCGAAGATGGTGGCGGAAGGCTTGCCGGCCGAATACGCGCCGGGCGCCGAATTCGAGCGCCTGTCCAGCCAGTCCGCCGACCTGCAGCACGCGATGCGCCTGCAGCAGGCCGCCGCCGACCAGGTCGCCGCGGCCAACCAGCAGCGCATCGCGATGGCGCAGGCCGCCGGCGTGAATCCGTCGCCGCAGGCCACGTCGTCGGCACCGGTGTCTCAGACGGCCGCCTACACGGTGGTCAGCGGCGACACGCTGTCGAAGATCGCGAGGAAGAATTCGGTCAGCGTCGAGGATCTGCGCAAGTGGAACGGCTTGCACAGCGACATGCTGAAGGTCGGGCAGGTGCTGAAGGTCAGCGCGCAGTGA
- a CDS encoding Peptidase B has product MQGLSADRNGRRAIPLTPVTRRAWPDFAKTLGARQQRFAQSSGFEGQAGAFCLLPDARGGTARVVCGIDASSPPFALGGLPFRLPANDYRLDGDALAPRDAALGWALGSYRFTRYHAPQSGPARLLLPRKVLDEVEPAIDAITRLRDLINTTAQDLGPAELCAAVREVADRFGASCREWSGDGLLEAGFPTVHAVGRASPRAPRVIEMRWGDPKHPLLALVGKGVCFDTGGLDLKTHDGMRWMKKDMGGAAHALALAQLVMTSKLPVQLLLVIPTVDNAVAGDAMRPGDVIRTRAGITVEVDNTDAEGRLILCDALALAVESKPGLLIDFATLTGAARVALGPDLPAVFANRDDIAGELLAAADAQHDPVWRLPLWQPYRAMLVSSVADTCNTGASRHAGAITAALYLQHFVPASVPWLHVDVYAWNESERPGKPRGGDAQSLRAFHAFLQRRYARG; this is encoded by the coding sequence ATGCAGGGATTGAGCGCGGACCGGAACGGCCGCCGCGCCATCCCGTTGACGCCGGTCACGCGCCGCGCGTGGCCGGATTTCGCGAAGACCCTCGGCGCGCGCCAGCAGCGCTTCGCGCAATCCAGCGGTTTCGAAGGCCAGGCTGGCGCGTTCTGCCTGTTGCCTGACGCGCGAGGCGGCACCGCGCGCGTGGTCTGCGGCATCGATGCCTCATCGCCGCCGTTCGCGCTGGGCGGCTTGCCGTTTCGCCTGCCCGCCAACGACTATCGCCTCGACGGCGATGCGCTCGCGCCGCGCGACGCCGCGCTCGGCTGGGCGCTCGGCAGTTACCGCTTCACCAGGTACCACGCGCCGCAGAGCGGACCCGCGCGGCTGTTGCTGCCGCGCAAGGTGCTGGATGAAGTGGAACCGGCGATCGACGCGATCACGCGCCTGCGTGACCTGATCAACACCACCGCGCAGGATCTCGGGCCCGCCGAACTTTGCGCCGCGGTGCGCGAAGTCGCCGATCGCTTCGGCGCAAGCTGCCGCGAGTGGAGCGGCGATGGTTTGCTGGAGGCGGGCTTCCCGACCGTGCACGCGGTCGGCCGCGCCAGTCCGCGCGCGCCGCGCGTCATCGAAATGCGTTGGGGCGATCCCAAGCATCCGTTGCTGGCGCTGGTCGGCAAGGGTGTGTGCTTCGACACCGGCGGGCTCGACCTCAAGACCCACGACGGCATGCGCTGGATGAAGAAGGACATGGGCGGCGCCGCGCACGCGCTCGCGCTGGCACAGCTGGTGATGACGTCGAAGCTGCCCGTGCAATTGCTGCTGGTGATCCCGACCGTCGACAACGCGGTGGCGGGCGACGCGATGCGTCCGGGCGACGTGATCCGTACCCGCGCCGGCATCACCGTGGAAGTGGACAACACCGACGCCGAAGGCCGCCTGATCCTCTGCGACGCACTCGCATTGGCGGTCGAGAGCAAGCCCGGCCTGCTGATCGACTTCGCGACGTTGACGGGCGCCGCGCGCGTCGCGCTGGGCCCGGACCTGCCGGCCGTGTTCGCCAACCGCGACGACATCGCCGGCGAACTGCTCGCGGCGGCCGACGCACAACACGACCCCGTGTGGCGGTTGCCGCTGTGGCAGCCGTACCGCGCGATGCTGGTGTCGTCGGTCGCGGATACCTGCAACACCGGTGCCTCGCGCCACGCGGGCGCGATCACCGCCGCGCTGTACCTGCAGCATTTCGTGCCGGCGAGCGTGCCGTGGCTGCACGTGGACGTGTATGCATGGAACGAAAGCGAGCGCCCCGGCAAACCGCGCGGGGGCGATGCGCAGTCCCTGCGTGCGTTCCACGCGTTCCTGCAGCGGCGTTACGCGCGCGGCTGA
- a CDS encoding Ribonucleotide reductase of class II (coenzyme B12-dependent), alpha subunit, translating to MATRINKKIKGYQVLGNETKAAPEAQAATPQAAAPPVSEFKVIQMHEKLERPEILIGATYKIKSPLFEHALYVTINDIVLNAGTEFEMRRPFEIFINSKNMDHFQWIVALTRIMSAVFRKGGDVTFLVEELKAVFDPRGGYFKAGGVYMPSIVAELGNIVETHLTMIGLLKGAELSDAQKALIAEKRAAYERKGAKKNSEVGTAGEMGGAMVGEDSGEYAVPAAQASRSSDESAFPPGAMLCGKCNTQALVLLDGCQTCLNCGYSKCG from the coding sequence ATGGCCACCCGCATCAACAAGAAGATCAAGGGCTATCAGGTCCTCGGCAACGAAACGAAAGCCGCGCCGGAAGCGCAGGCCGCCACCCCGCAGGCCGCAGCGCCCCCGGTGAGCGAATTCAAGGTCATCCAGATGCACGAGAAGCTCGAGCGTCCGGAAATCCTGATCGGGGCCACCTACAAGATCAAATCGCCGCTGTTCGAGCACGCGCTGTACGTCACGATCAACGACATCGTGCTGAACGCCGGCACCGAATTCGAGATGCGCCGCCCCTTCGAGATCTTCATCAACTCGAAGAACATGGACCACTTCCAGTGGATCGTGGCGCTCACCCGCATCATGTCCGCGGTGTTCCGCAAGGGCGGCGACGTCACCTTCCTGGTCGAGGAGCTGAAGGCCGTGTTCGACCCGCGCGGCGGCTACTTCAAGGCCGGCGGCGTGTACATGCCTTCGATCGTGGCGGAGCTCGGCAACATCGTCGAGACGCACCTCACGATGATCGGCCTGCTCAAGGGCGCCGAACTGTCCGACGCGCAGAAGGCGCTGATCGCCGAAAAACGCGCCGCCTACGAGCGCAAGGGCGCAAAAAAAAACTCTGAAGTAGGCACCGCCGGCGAAATGGGCGGCGCGATGGTCGGTGAAGACAGCGGTGAATACGCCGTGCCTGCCGCGCAAGCCAGCCGATCATCCGACGAATCCGCCTTCCCGCCCGGCGCGATGCTGTGCGGCAAGTGCAACACCCAGGCGCTGGTGCTGCTGGACGGTTGCCAGACGTGCCTCAATTGCGGCTATAGCAAGTGCGGTTAG
- a CDS encoding Ribonucleotide reductase of class II (coenzyme B12-dependent) — MGTARAQQMARAVTEVPLQPASLDIWDKKYRLKTKQGEPVDATVDDTWSRVARALADVETTPELREKWHERFLWALRHGAIPAGRITSNAGAREHKPATSTINCTVSGTVTDSMDDILEKVHEAGLTLKAGCGIGYEFSTLRPRNAYVSGAGAYTSGPLSFMDIYDKMCFTVSSAGGRRGAQMGTFDVSHPDVKEFIRAKREDGRLRQFNLSLLITDGFMQAVESDADWPLVFPVHVKEKDEVDLADDTKVVWREWPSHDNYIVRDDGLVACKIYGHVRARHLWDMIMVSTYDYAEPGFILIDRVNEMNNNWWCENIRATNPCVTADTRLATQYGMVPIGELYATGNPLSVSVDRRSLELDGRGVETRTAKPAFMTAPRTPVYRVRTEDGYEIKATEWHDFYVERGKIKLRDLKVGERILVQSGKGQFGPQGSADLGMLLGLITGDGHFTNRGKEQQAAVVTLWGEDRALADRVAMYVNSLIANTARAGGRHDYRVSPVAVPDRRQVFIRSVLLARLLEHYGFTAATKLRVPEVIWRGSEACVKGYLRALFQCDGTVNISGASQSCSIRLASSERSLLKDIQMLLANFGVFCRIRKRRDARATSLPDGHGGSRDYACVAQHELIIDGESREQFMDEVGFLLPGKNERYQAWKAGKVLRKHQRFASRIESIEYVGEEAVFDTTQPDHNAVIFNGLVTGQCGEQPLPPYGSCLLGSVNLTRFVRDPFGPKAHFDMDEYREVVKVFTRMLDNVVEVNGLPLAKQRDEILSKRRHGMGFLGLGSTLAMLKLRYGSDEAVAFTEDVSREMALAGWEVALELAHEKGPAPILMKDYTVTGDMLRKRPEMARDGYKAGDTIPGRVLHAKYSRYMQRVAEVAPELVDALAATGARFTHHTSIAPTGTISLSLANNASNGIEPSFAHSYSRNVIRPGKKTKEKVEVMSYELLAYRALINADAKPGSDVPGEKLPDYFASADDISPMQHVDMQAAAQKWVDSSISKTANVPTDYPYEDFKDIYFHAYKKGLKGCTTFRFNPAAFQGVLVKEADLANTTYRFELEDGSVVEVKGNEEVEYDGETHTAANLFDALKEGYYGKF, encoded by the coding sequence ATGGGTACGGCGCGGGCACAACAGATGGCGCGGGCGGTCACGGAAGTCCCCCTGCAACCGGCATCCCTGGACATCTGGGACAAGAAATACCGGCTGAAGACCAAGCAGGGCGAACCGGTCGATGCAACGGTGGACGATACGTGGTCGCGGGTCGCGCGCGCGCTGGCCGACGTCGAGACGACGCCGGAGCTGCGCGAGAAGTGGCACGAACGTTTCCTGTGGGCGCTGCGCCACGGCGCGATCCCGGCCGGACGCATCACCTCCAACGCCGGCGCGCGCGAGCACAAGCCCGCGACGTCGACGATCAATTGCACGGTGTCGGGCACCGTCACCGACTCGATGGACGACATCCTGGAAAAAGTCCACGAAGCCGGTCTCACGCTGAAGGCCGGCTGCGGCATCGGCTACGAATTCTCGACGCTGCGCCCGCGCAACGCGTACGTGTCGGGCGCCGGCGCGTACACCTCGGGCCCGCTGTCGTTCATGGATATCTACGACAAGATGTGCTTCACCGTGTCGTCGGCCGGTGGCCGCCGCGGCGCGCAGATGGGCACGTTCGACGTGTCGCATCCGGACGTCAAGGAATTCATCCGCGCCAAGCGCGAGGACGGGCGGCTGCGCCAGTTCAACTTGTCGCTGCTGATCACCGACGGCTTCATGCAGGCGGTGGAATCCGACGCCGACTGGCCGCTGGTGTTTCCGGTGCACGTCAAGGAGAAGGACGAAGTCGATCTCGCGGACGACACCAAGGTCGTCTGGCGCGAATGGCCCAGCCACGACAACTACATCGTGCGCGACGACGGCCTGGTCGCGTGCAAGATCTATGGCCACGTCCGCGCGCGGCACCTGTGGGACATGATCATGGTCTCGACGTACGACTACGCCGAGCCCGGTTTCATCCTGATCGACCGCGTCAACGAGATGAACAACAACTGGTGGTGCGAGAACATCCGCGCGACCAATCCGTGCGTGACCGCCGACACCCGCCTTGCCACCCAATACGGCATGGTGCCGATCGGCGAGTTGTACGCCACCGGCAACCCTCTATCGGTTTCGGTCGACCGCCGTTCACTGGAACTGGATGGTCGCGGTGTGGAAACGCGCACCGCCAAACCGGCCTTCATGACTGCGCCACGTACACCGGTCTATCGGGTTCGCACCGAGGACGGCTACGAGATCAAGGCCACCGAATGGCATGATTTCTACGTCGAGCGGGGCAAGATCAAGCTGCGCGACCTTAAAGTCGGCGAGCGCATCCTGGTGCAATCCGGCAAGGGCCAGTTCGGTCCGCAAGGCAGCGCGGACTTGGGCATGCTGCTCGGGCTGATCACCGGTGACGGGCATTTCACCAATCGGGGCAAGGAGCAGCAGGCGGCTGTTGTTACGTTGTGGGGGGAAGATCGCGCGCTTGCCGATCGGGTTGCCATGTACGTCAACTCGCTGATCGCGAACACGGCCCGCGCTGGCGGCCGACACGATTACCGAGTCTCGCCGGTGGCCGTCCCCGATCGCCGCCAGGTATTCATCCGTTCCGTGCTGCTGGCGCGCCTGCTGGAACATTATGGATTCACCGCCGCCACCAAGCTGCGTGTGCCCGAGGTGATCTGGCGCGGTTCGGAAGCTTGCGTGAAAGGCTACCTGCGCGCCCTGTTCCAATGCGACGGCACCGTGAACATCTCCGGCGCGAGCCAGAGCTGCTCGATCCGCTTGGCATCCAGCGAACGGAGCCTGCTCAAGGACATCCAGATGCTGCTGGCCAATTTCGGCGTGTTCTGCCGCATCCGCAAACGTCGCGATGCGCGGGCCACGAGCCTTCCCGACGGACACGGAGGCAGCCGCGACTATGCATGCGTTGCCCAGCACGAATTGATCATCGACGGTGAATCACGCGAGCAATTCATGGACGAAGTTGGTTTCCTGCTGCCTGGCAAGAACGAACGTTATCAAGCCTGGAAGGCCGGCAAGGTCCTCCGCAAGCACCAGCGATTCGCTTCGCGTATCGAGAGCATCGAGTACGTGGGTGAAGAAGCGGTATTCGATACCACCCAGCCCGATCACAACGCCGTGATTTTCAATGGTCTGGTGACAGGGCAATGCGGCGAGCAGCCGCTGCCGCCCTACGGTTCCTGCCTCTTGGGTTCGGTGAACCTGACCCGTTTCGTGCGCGATCCGTTCGGGCCCAAGGCGCACTTCGACATGGACGAGTACCGCGAGGTGGTGAAGGTGTTCACCCGCATGCTCGACAACGTGGTCGAGGTGAACGGCCTGCCGCTGGCCAAGCAGCGCGACGAGATCCTGTCCAAGCGCCGCCACGGCATGGGGTTCCTGGGCCTGGGTTCCACGCTGGCGATGCTGAAGCTGCGCTACGGCTCGGACGAGGCGGTGGCGTTCACCGAGGATGTCTCGCGCGAGATGGCGCTGGCCGGCTGGGAAGTGGCGCTGGAACTCGCGCACGAGAAAGGCCCGGCGCCGATCCTGATGAAGGACTACACCGTCACCGGCGACATGCTGCGCAAGCGTCCGGAAATGGCGCGCGACGGCTACAAGGCCGGCGACACGATTCCCGGCCGCGTGCTGCACGCGAAGTATTCGCGCTACATGCAGCGCGTCGCCGAAGTCGCACCCGAACTGGTCGATGCGCTGGCAGCGACCGGCGCGCGCTTCACCCACCACACTTCGATCGCGCCCACCGGCACGATTTCGCTGTCGCTGGCCAACAACGCCTCGAACGGCATCGAGCCCTCGTTCGCGCACAGCTACTCGCGCAACGTGATCCGGCCCGGCAAGAAGACCAAGGAAAAGGTCGAGGTGATGAGTTACGAACTGCTGGCCTACCGCGCGCTGATCAATGCCGATGCCAAGCCCGGCTCCGACGTGCCCGGCGAAAAGCTGCCGGACTACTTCGCTTCCGCCGACGACATCAGCCCAATGCAGCACGTGGACATGCAGGCCGCCGCGCAGAAGTGGGTGGATTCATCGATCTCCAAGACCGCCAACGTGCCGACGGATTATCCGTACGAGGATTTCAAGGACATCTACTTCCACGCCTACAAGAAGGGCTTGAAAGGCTGCACCACCTTCCGCTTCAACCCCGCCGCGTTCCAGGGCGTGCTGGTGAAGGAAGCCGACCTCGCCAACACCACCTACCGCTTCGAGCTAGAAGACGGCAGCGTGGTCGAGGTGAAGGGCAACGAGGAAGTCGAATACGACGGCGAAACCCACACCGCCGCCAACCTGTTCGACGCGTTGAAAGAGGGTTACTACGGGAAGTTTTGA
- a CDS encoding YecA-like protein — MDELPATREIIDDAELEVLDRYLRGHAQDSDETMLLDGVHGMLTALAIGPDPALPEEWLPEVLHAPFEDPEQGAAVLGLLAKLNDSIPAELEGEMYEPVLGEIAPEQDAHSDLSAAGWCEGFSRGIDLRASIWESRLAEDGELLEMLSPIMALAVDEGVLSADVPIAKLDDNEYEACLAQIPDAVEAVAHYWRVRPPTERERTAGGGASSSSFGSLPARRGGRWVH; from the coding sequence ATGGACGAATTGCCGGCCACCCGCGAAATCATCGACGACGCCGAGCTCGAAGTGCTCGACCGTTACCTGCGCGGCCACGCGCAGGATTCCGATGAAACCATGCTGCTGGATGGCGTGCACGGCATGCTGACCGCGCTGGCGATCGGGCCCGATCCTGCGCTGCCGGAAGAATGGCTGCCCGAGGTGTTGCACGCGCCGTTCGAGGACCCCGAGCAGGGCGCGGCGGTGCTGGGCCTGCTGGCCAAGCTCAACGATTCGATTCCCGCCGAGCTGGAAGGCGAGATGTACGAACCCGTGCTGGGCGAAATCGCGCCGGAGCAGGACGCCCACAGTGACCTCAGCGCGGCCGGCTGGTGCGAGGGTTTCAGCCGCGGCATCGACCTGCGCGCGTCGATCTGGGAATCGCGCCTGGCCGAGGACGGCGAGTTGCTGGAAATGCTTTCGCCGATCATGGCGCTGGCGGTGGACGAAGGCGTGCTGTCCGCCGACGTGCCGATCGCCAAGCTCGACGACAACGAGTACGAAGCCTGCCTCGCGCAGATTCCCGACGCGGTCGAAGCCGTGGCGCACTACTGGCGAGTGCGTCCGCCCACTGAGCGCGAGCGCACCGCCGGCGGCGGCGCGTCGTCGAGTTCGTTCGGAAGTTTGCCGGCAAGGCGCGGCGGCCGCTGGGTGCACTAG
- a CDS encoding Permease of the drug/metabolite transporter (DMT) superfamily — MGSPSRLNDTRGAVLQLVFAECLIGSVGVFVHESHQDAVTAVFYRCLFGGLFLLGWGLARGHLRGLWRERALLRGAVLSGVLLVLNWVAFFGGMARSSIGVATLIYQCYPFVMLILAALVQGERTQPADLAWTAFAFVGVVFTSDPVRLFRDTESSYLVGVGLAFLAALLCGASLLMSRRVGRERPFALVLIQCWVGVAMLAGFSSSSVFHMGPHWMWLLGLGVIHSGIVYVLFYSTYPRLPVVTIAVVSFIYPLVAVLLDYLLYGHRLVMVQTAGIPLIVLGTLGVNLKWRPRFAWKAA, encoded by the coding sequence ATGGGTTCCCCGTCCCGGCTCAACGACACGCGCGGCGCCGTCCTGCAACTGGTGTTTGCCGAGTGCCTGATCGGCTCGGTGGGCGTGTTCGTGCACGAGAGCCACCAGGACGCGGTGACCGCGGTGTTCTATCGCTGTCTGTTCGGCGGCCTGTTCCTGCTCGGTTGGGGGCTCGCCAGGGGCCATTTGCGGGGGCTGTGGCGCGAGCGCGCGTTGCTCCGCGGAGCGGTGCTGAGCGGGGTGCTGCTGGTGCTCAACTGGGTGGCGTTCTTCGGTGGCATGGCGCGTTCGTCCATTGGCGTCGCCACATTGATTTATCAGTGCTATCCGTTCGTGATGCTGATCCTGGCTGCGCTGGTGCAGGGCGAACGCACGCAGCCGGCAGATCTGGCGTGGACGGCATTCGCCTTCGTTGGGGTGGTCTTCACCAGCGACCCGGTCCGCCTGTTCCGCGATACCGAATCGTCCTACCTCGTCGGCGTCGGATTGGCGTTTCTCGCGGCACTGTTGTGCGGCGCATCGCTGTTGATGTCGCGCCGGGTCGGCAGGGAGCGCCCATTCGCGCTGGTCCTGATCCAGTGCTGGGTCGGCGTCGCCATGCTCGCCGGCTTCAGCAGCAGCAGCGTGTTCCATATGGGTCCTCACTGGATGTGGCTGCTGGGTCTTGGAGTAATCCACAGCGGCATCGTGTACGTGCTGTTCTATTCCACTTATCCGCGTCTGCCCGTGGTGACCATTGCCGTCGTGTCGTTCATCTATCCGCTGGTGGCGGTGCTGCTGGATTACCTGCTGTACGGACATCGCCTCGTCATGGTCCAGACCGCAGGCATCCCGCTGATCGTGTTGGGCACGCTGGGCGTCAACCTGAAGTGGCGGCCTCGCTTCGCATGGAAAGCAGCATGA